A stretch of the Perca flavescens isolate YP-PL-M2 chromosome 10, PFLA_1.0, whole genome shotgun sequence genome encodes the following:
- the LOC114563081 gene encoding protocadherin-1 isoform X2: MAAPRREVLLFLAVALLVSCGAAPTDILYRVPEEQPPNTLIGSLAADQGLPDTGHLYKLEVGSPYLRVDGKTGDIYTTDIPIDRETLKDCRNLFEGEKCFLEFEVSITDMVKGISTGPRLIEGRIEVLDINDNTPQFSSPILTLSIPENTHIGALFSIPMATDRDSGTNGVAEYTLTAGPDADQLFTLQVAVDSDEKQPQLVVMGNLDREKKDSYDLNIRVVDGGKPARASSALLRVTVTDQNDNAPKFERSHYEAELPENSPQGHSILQVRANDADTGTNGEIDYSLHQASEAVQRLLRIDRSTGIIYVKGLVDREEESFLKFFVVAKDRGPNSRSSKVLVNVNVKDQNDNAPAIEIRGIGLVTHHDGVANISEDMPIGTPVALVQVSDRDEGENAVVTCVVAGDVPFQLRPASESANDRKRKYFLQTTTLLDYERVKDYRIEIVAVDSGNPALSSTNTLKVQVTDMNDNTPNFSPALLEVDFPEGNQPGDQVLYVTATDADSGTNAELVYSIIESHATRLFEIEANTGEIRVRNLLDREETERYEFRVAAADKGLPSKTGTATVVINVLDRNDNDPKFMLSGYSFSVIENMAPLNPVGVVTVTDADKGENARVRLFVEPDNGKFVIQNGTGTILSSISFDREKESTYTFRLKAVDAGDPPRSSYVGVTINVLDENDNAPYVTKPANSSYVYMSPVTPPDTSVEFVKAEDIDSGPNSDLVYTITGGNPYDLFDISPSSGEIKLTQEFTGKHNGLHRLVVKVSDKGKPPRHTTALVHVFVNDTKSNVSLIEALVGHSLYTPLDRDIAGDPNYALAQRSNILYGSLAGIAGVILVIVAVVVIRHRLQKDTKSGYQAGKKESKDLYAPKQGPKNGKGKKSKKGKAPKPAKPLEEDEEASLQKGLKFNLINDTVNDSPRIHLPLNYPPGSPDLGRHYRSNSPLPSIQLQPQSPSASKKHQAVQDLPATNTFVGTGDNNSTGSDQYSDYSYKANPPKYSSSKQPPHRRVTFSTANQAQDLQDASQHSYYDSGLEESETPSSKSSSGPRIGPLALPEDHYERTTPDGSIGEMEHPENGGASSSTEPERGAGQKRLP; encoded by the exons ATGGCGGCGCCGAGGCGGGAGGTTCTGCTGTTCCTCGCGGTCGCCCTGCTGGTCTCCTGCGGCGCGGCGCCCACTGACATCCTGTATCGGGTTCCCGAGGAGCAGCCGCCCAACACGCTGATCGGCAGCCTGGCGGCGGACCAGGGCCTGCCTGACACCGGACACCTCTACAAGCTGGAGGTGGGCTCGCCATACCTGCGCGTGGACGGCAAGACGGGCGACATCTACACCACGGACATCCCCATCGACCGAGAGACGCTCAAAGACTGCCGCAACCTGTTCGAAGGCGAGAAGTGCTTCCTGGAGTTCGAGGTGTCGATCACCGACATGGTGAAAGGGATCAGCACGGGCCCGCGGCTGATCGAGGGCCGCATCGAGGTGCTGGACATCAACGACAACACGCCGCAGTTCTCCTCGCCGATCCTCACGCTGTCCATCCCCGAGAACACGCACATCGGCGCCCTCTTCTCCATCCCCATGGCGACCGACCGGGACTCCGGCACCAACGGCGTGGCCGAGTACACGCTGACCGCGGGGCCGGACGCCGACCAGCTCTTCACGCTGCAGGTGGCCGTGGACTCGGACGAGAAGCAGCCTCAGCTGGTCGTCATGGGCAACCTGGACCGCGAGAAGAAGGACTCGTACGACCTGAACATCCGCGTGGTGGACGGAGGGAAGCCGGCGAGGGCGAGCAGCGCCCTGCTGCGGGTCACCGTCACCGACCAGAACGACAACGCGCCCAAGTTTGAGAGGAGCCACTACGAAGCCGAGCTGCCGGAGAACAGCCCGCAGGGACACTCCATCCTGCAG GTCAGAGCCAACGACGCAGACACCGGCACCAACGGAGAGATCGACTACAGCCTCCATCAGGCGTCGGAGGCCGTCCAGAGGCTTCTGCGCATCGATCGCTCTACAGGCATCATCTACGTGAAGGGCCTGGTGGACCGCGAGGAGGAGAGCTTCCTCAAGTTCTTCGTGGTCGCCAAAGACCGTGGGCCCAACTCCAGGAGCTCCAAGGTCCTGGTGAACGTCAACGTCAAGGACCAGAATGACAACGCTCCGGCGATCGAGATCCGCGGCATCGGCTTGGTGACGCACCACGACGGCGTTGCCAACATCTCCGAGGACATGCCCATCGGCACGCCGGTGGCGCTGGTCCAGGTGTCGGATCGCGACGAGGGGGAAAATGCGGTGGTGACGTGCGTGGTTGCCGGTGACGTCCCGTTTCAGCTGCGACCCGCCAGCGAGTCGGCCAACGATCGGAAGAGGAAATACTTCCTGCAGACAACCACCCTGCTGGATTACGAGCGTGTAAAGGATTACAGGATTGAAATCGTCGCTGTGGATTCTGGGAACCCGGCCCTGTCCAGCACCAACACCCTCAAAGTGCAGGTCACGGACATGAACGACAACACGCCAAACTTTTCCCCCGCGTTGCTCGAGGTGGACTTTCCGGAGGGCAACCAACCGGGCGACCAAGTCCTGTATGTCACGGCGACAGACGCAGACAGCGGCACCAACGCAGAGCTGGTCTACAGCATCATCGAGTCCCACGCCACCAGGCTCTTTGAAATCGAGGCCAACACCGGTGAGATTCGTGTGAGGAACCTGCTCGACCGGGAAGAGACGGAGCGTTACGAATTCCGTGTGGCAGCAGCGGACAAGGGCCTTCCTAGCAAAACCGGCACCGCTACGGTCGTGATTAACGTTCTGGACCGCAATGACAATGACCCCAAGTTCATGCTGAGCGGCTACAGCTTCTCAGTCATCGAGAACATGGCTCCGCTCAATCCTGTCGGCGTAGTGACCGTCACTGACGCAGATAAGGGCGAGAACGCCCGAGTGAGGCTGTTTGTGGAACCGGATAACGGCAAGTTTGTCATCCAGAACGGCACGGGGACGATCCTGTCCAGCATCTCGTTCGACCGCGAGAAGGAGAGCACCTACACCTTCCGCCTGAAGGCCGTGGATGCCGGTGACCCGCCTCGATCCTCCTACGTGGGCGTGACGATCAACGTGCTGGACGAGAACGATAACGCGCCCTACGTCACCAAACCGGCAAACTCCTCCTACGTATACATGTCGCCCGTCACTCCGCCAGACACCAGCGTGGAGTTCGTAAAGGCGGAGGACATTGACTCCGGACCCAATAGTGACCTTGTCTACACCATCACAGGAGGAAACCCGTACGACCTGTTCGACATCTCGCCGAGCAGCGGCGAGATCAAACTGACGCAGGAGTTCACCGGGAAGCACAACGGGCTGCACCGCCTGGTGGTAAAGGTCAGCGATAAAGGCAAACCTCCCCGCCACACCACCGCGCTCGTCCACGTTTTCGTCAACGACACCAAGTCCAACGTCTCCCTCATCGAAGCGCTGGTCGGGCACAGCCTCTACACCCCTCTGGACAGGGACATTGCCGGAGATCCCAACTACGCGCTGGCTCAGCGCAGCAACATCCTGTACGGCAGCCTCGCGGGCATCGCCGGCGTAATTCTGGTCATCGTGGCCGTCGTGGTCATCCGACACCGGCTGCAGAAGGACACAAAGAGCGGTTATCAAGCCGGCAAGAAGGAGAGCAAGGACCTGTATGCGCCCAAGCAAGGCCCCAAAAACGGCAAAGGCAAAAAGAGCAAAAAGGGAAAAGCTCCCAAACCGGCGAAGCCACTGGAGGAAGACGAAGAGGCCAGCTTACAGAAAGGCCTCAAGTTCAACCTCATCAACGACACCGTCAACGACAGTCCCAGAATCCACCTGCCCCTCAACTACCCGCCGGGAAGCCCCGACTTGGGCCGCCACTACCGCTCCAACTCGCCCCTACCCTCCATCCAGCTGCAGCCGCAGTCGCCCTCTGCCTCCAAGAAGCACCAGGCCGTCCAGGACCTCCCCGCCACCAACACCTTCGTGGGAACGGGCGACAACAACTCCACGGGCTCCGACCAATACTCGGATTACAGCTACAAGGCCAACCCGCCCAAatacagcagcagcaaacaG